Sequence from the Lepisosteus oculatus isolate fLepOcu1 chromosome 13, fLepOcu1.hap2, whole genome shotgun sequence genome:
GCTCGCACAGTGAAAAGATACTGGGCTTTGGGTTTCAGAGGGCCTGCTCTGAAAGAGCACATCTTTATGCCAAAGACCATTTCACCTTGATCTTGAGGCAGAACATTGGTGGAACGGATAGAAACTATTTCTTGAAACTTGACATCAAAAGTATCCACCTGTTCTCCAAGAGGCACCATCCAAAAGATCTGAGAAAAGGAATCACATTCAGAATTACCTTTCAGGTCTAAAAATTATTGCAAGCAGACATCTAAAACTTTTCCATCTGCTGTAAGGAATCAGGTTTATAACAAAGTTAGATGATAAAAACCATCTGGAGTACATTTGTACAAAAGTATAGAGCATAAAACCTATATCTTTAGTAATTTATAATATAAATGTATCCTTCTCAAAATAGCTGAAATATATTTCTGTTAAACAGAATAGTCTAATGTTTTGACTGACACACTTAATGACTTAATTTCTTCTTTGTAcagaaaaaacatgaatgatCACTTAGATAATTTTTCTCTGCAACATTTGTGGACCAATACTTTTCCAAAGAAATTACTGTAATGCCGAATATATTAAGTAAtaatatttcagttctttttgtGGTACAGTTTGGGATAAGTGTGTGATGTTTGatggtaatacagtatattagtccTAAGGTAATACCTCAGCTGAGACTCCTTTCACATTGTGCTGGTAGATGACTGGTGGTCTGGGCAGGTGTAGCTTATCCTCAGACCTGTCCCCAGCTGGTAAAAGCTCTAATTCCTCACTGTTTGAGTTACCCCCAGTATCACTGGAAACCACCCTCATATTGTTTTCCTCAGGCCAGTCCTGGATTGAGTTTTGGGATTCCTCTTTCTCCACTACTTCTGCAGCAGCGCCTATTGATGTGATGGAAGGAGCAGTCAGAGCTGCGCTATAAGTTCTTTGGACATTTGGTTTCTTGATGTTTTTATCAAAGATGAGGTACTTAGTATAAAGATCACTCAAACCATCCATGACACTTTCAAAATCCACTGTTAGGTTTTTAAGAGGTTCTTCTTTTAAGCTCTTGTTGGGCTGGTAGATCTCATCTAAAACTGTGTAGATTTCTGAGACAGTGTTATCAATGCCCTGCAGGAACACTGCtttgtttctttccttctgtGCCTCTTGTGAGTACTGGACCAAGCCCTCCAGGAAAGACAGATGCTTAGAGGAGTAGCTGATGAACTGATCGGCCTCCTCTTGACTTTTCATCAACAGCATTTCGATCACCTCTGTTATCTCTTCCTCTTTTTCAGTGAGTTTTTTGTGCAAGCTAAGAAATCCTTCTGTTACCCTTCGAAGCAGCTCCACACCTTCACACTTAAGCCTGCATGTAAAAAGCTTTACGTCCGTGATGTCAGCTTCACATGCATCTTTAActgaggaaaaataaatattgttccTAATTATTTTAGATATATCATATGCTGAGCCCCTGATGAAACCGGTGAAtgataattaatatgaaaataatatacagtatgacttaaACAACTTCTGGAGTTCTATTTAAGTTGTGCATTGAATCCTGTGTACATCACACCCTTACTTGTAGCTTCTGTAAGATATTAATACATAATAGTGACATCTATTTAGAAATATGAAAGATTCCAAAGTTTGTCAGCTATTGAGGGCTTCTGAATCCTACTTGATGACATGCATTATAATTGCAAAAGGTTTTGACCCATTTTGCtctttatttttacagaaagccatgaaaaataatttcactcttactgtatatactgtacttctgtgacatcacagagaaaataaatgataattgttgcagttaaaatacaaaatacttaCTTCTCCCTGCTTGCTCAAGAGCTGCATTTAGGCTTTTTACTCTGTTAATATAAGCCTCTGAGATCTCTGCTCTTTCATGGCTGATGTGGTTGACTTTCATGCACTCTTCACAAATGGTTGCTCCATCAGTGAAGCAATAATATGTCAAGACCTTTTCAGGGTGGTAGAAGCATGCTAGTTCACCTTCCTCTTTGTTGACAGGTTCTGTCAGCATGTGAAACTGGAAAGCAGGGTTACTGTGAAGTTTCTTCAGACATTTCTTGCAGTAATTGAGCATGCAGGTCTTACAATATCTCTCAGATATGTTCTTGTCCTTGAGGCATAGCTCACAGTTGACAAACTCCTCAAATGCCAGGCCCTGCTTCTTTTTAGAGCTACGTGTCTTAGACTGTTGAGAGTATCTTTTCACAATATTTCTAAGAAGGTGGTTTTCCGGAAAATTAAATGTGCCATTGTGCTCACATCTGTGAAGCAGGTTGCAGACTGGACACATGGCAAATTGCAGGTTGCTCTCATCTCGGGATGCCTTTTTCTTAATGGCACCCAGGCAGTGCTTGCATAAACTGTGATTACATGGCAGTACACATGGCTGGGAAAAGATATTTTTACAGGAGGGACATGTAAGATGTTGGTAGATAGAGCCATCCAGATGAGCAAGTTCTGTTCTGGAATCTGTTGCTCCTGGGGCAGAACCTACAGGTAAACTGTGACAAAAAAGACAACACTGGAACATACTTAAAAGATTGCACTTAATTGTTTCTGTGAAGAAAACTGATTTGAATTAGCGAGTCTCTCCTTGTCTTTAAATGTATGCATTGTTGTTATATAGTACAGACTTGTCAAGCTTTGTgttaacaaaattgtttttcacaatTGAATCTGTTGCCACTTCAAGTAGGCAAAGTAAAGAAGGTTGTGAATTAGTTTTGAGATGCATAGatattaataacattaataataaaattatattaactTAATAATGACACTGCAAAAGgtacatatatatacacacacctaataatatatataatatatatttaatagaaGATTTTATATCTCACACAATAAATGATAATGCCGCATTACAACAAGCCTGAGTTTTAGCAAATATCAATTTTACCGCTCTTTTTTGTGAagatttttcaaatacagttgtTTTCCAGGGCTTTTCGGCAAGCTTTCTGTCGATGGTGTCTTATCAccactgttctctctctctgtactgcctctcctccaccacctggTTTCTGCCTCGTCTTTTGCCTCTGACATTGTCGTCCACAAGTCTTTCTCAACTCCCCCTCttggaataaataaataaaacacatttcctcGAAAAGGGGTAAGCTAACAGAAAAACGTCTGAAAACAAAGTCATTCTCAGATCCTCGTACTTGACTGTCAAATTTCATTACAAAAATGaggttaaaaaaattacattaggGCCCACAAGCCTGCAGAAGGCTCTCTTATTCAGTGCTTTCCTGCACTGATCCCGGGGGACTACTGTCTCTTCTGCGTTTTGCTCTTCCTGAGTTCTTAATCGCAGGCTAATTGATTTCGGTTTTCTATTCAgggcatattttaaaatttgcgTTCAGCCCTTAAAAGGCCGAATGGGATTTGGAATCAGCCATGTTCCAGTTTCTGTCTGTTGAAACTCCCTTCATTCAGGTGTGCTGCCTGAAATATGTTCAACTGGACTCCTCGATTTGAAGGAAAATTAAGTTCAGCCCCACCTATGTCCTGTGCATCATAAATCATAAATCTACTGAGAGCTATATAGTCAGAAATGAGGATAGGAAAATGGAAGGGATCCTGTTTAAAGTTATGCTTGCTTAAGCTGATTGCAAACATTACCCATGAAGTAGGGTATTTTTGAAGCTCAAGACTGAATACAGAAACAAATGAACCCTAAGTCGAAATCAGGTCAATTCACACGAATAGCTGCAGCTCGGCTGAAAAGAAAACCAGCAGATATAGAGGTGCCCACAGAGTTGGAAACCACTGATTACTACagcctgttttctttttcagatttcaTGAGTCTGAACTTGGACAaggaaacaaagcaaaacaaggtCATCACACATATTTGCGTAAATGGAACAGGGCTTTACAAGTAGGAGTAGGCAAAACTAAAACTTCGAGTGTATTTTAACTATCATGCACGTACTGTACGCTGCACGGTTAATATGTCGCGAAGTAAATGTCAGGTTTTGACAGCTTAAGATGCGAATGCTCTCAAATTCGTTAAAATTATAGCTCATCTATATCAGGCAGTCTAGAAAATCACATAATTATAAAAAGTGGAATACATACTCAAAATATTAGCACAAACCCATTATTACTGACAACTTTCTCTTAAAGCTATAACATCTATAGGAAGGTTACACAGTAATAAAATCAAAgattattttacatacagtacatgtatccATTTAATTTGATGTAAAATGCTAACATCAAATTAGTTTTAGTGTACAGCCCAGTGTATAGTTTTAAACAATGATCAAAAGAAGGACCAGCTAATGGCAGAACTTACTGGATCAAAAACTAAACTAACAGAAATACTACGTCGTAAGCAGTACAAACATCACAATTGTTATAACTCTAGTTGGTGAAGTTAGAGAGTCACTACGGCGGTCCAAAACTATAGAAAACACTCATTATATAGAAAACAATATCGTTTATTAAATTAACTCACCAGTCTTCTTGCCTTCACTCTCAAGACATGAGAAATTATAATCACGTTAGAAATTCGGAAACTTAATTATGCCTATTCGTTCAAATGTAGagcaaatataaaataagatgaaagtaaaataaaagagaaaaaagacgtTCACTTTCTTCTGTCAGTAGGAAGTCAGCAAGCAAAcggataagaaaaaaaacctctaagGCAGTGTTTATAAGCAGACCCACCTGCGACAAAAGCAACATCACAACAGGC
This genomic interval carries:
- the LOC107079104 gene encoding tripartite motif-containing protein 42, with the translated sequence MSEAKDEAETRWWRRGSTERENSGDKTPSTESLPKSPGKQLYLKNLHKKERLPVGSAPGATDSRTELAHLDGSIYQHLTCPSCKNIFSQPCVLPCNHSLCKHCLGAIKKKASRDESNLQFAMCPVCNLLHRCEHNGTFNFPENHLLRNIVKRYSQQSKTRSSKKKQGLAFEEFVNCELCLKDKNISERYCKTCMLNYCKKCLKKLHSNPAFQFHMLTEPVNKEEGELACFYHPEKVLTYYCFTDGATICEECMKVNHISHERAEISEAYINRVKSLNAALEQAGRIKDACEADITDVKLFTCRLKCEGVELLRRVTEGFLSLHKKLTEKEEEITEVIEMLLMKSQEEADQFISYSSKHLSFLEGLVQYSQEAQKERNKAVFLQGIDNTVSEIYTVLDEIYQPNKSLKEEPLKNLTVDFESVMDGLSDLYTKYLIFDKNIKKPNVQRTYSAALTAPSITSIGAAAEVVEKEESQNSIQDWPEENNMRVVSSDTGGNSNSEELELLPAGDRSEDKLHLPRPPVIYQHNVKGVSAEIFWMVPLGEQVDTFDVKFQEIVSIRSTNVLPQDQGEMVFGIKMCSFRAGPLKPKAQYLFTVRALNKYGHGKWSCPYWVLTEDADEE